In the Chloroflexota bacterium genome, one interval contains:
- a CDS encoding metal-dependent transcriptional regulator — protein sequence MRITAGVQDYVKAIYTLQQEEAPVSNGRLASYFGFSAPTITEMVKKLESLELVDYQARYGVRLTEIGEKIALEMIRHHRLLELYLVQALGMSWDEVHDEAEVLEHVLSEALEERIAEYLGHPQFDPHGSPIPARDGSIPQRDSCSLALLELNQIARIVEVEDRDAARLRYLADLGLTPNNVITIIARAPFDGPLTLWVGAEQTQQVLDSRLATRIQVQIERSI from the coding sequence ATGCGAATTACGGCAGGCGTACAAGATTATGTGAAAGCAATTTATACCCTTCAACAAGAGGAAGCGCCTGTCTCCAACGGTCGGCTGGCTAGTTACTTCGGGTTTAGTGCGCCCACAATTACCGAGATGGTCAAAAAGCTCGAAAGTTTAGAACTGGTTGATTATCAGGCTCGTTATGGGGTGCGCCTCACCGAGATCGGCGAGAAAATCGCGCTTGAGATGATTCGCCACCATCGTTTGCTAGAACTCTATTTGGTGCAAGCCCTCGGCATGTCGTGGGATGAAGTTCACGATGAGGCCGAAGTTTTGGAACATGTGCTTTCTGAAGCGCTGGAAGAACGAATTGCCGAATATTTGGGGCATCCCCAATTTGATCCCCATGGTTCGCCAATTCCGGCCCGCGATGGCAGTATTCCGCAGCGTGATTCATGCTCCTTGGCTTTGTTGGAGCTGAATCAAATTGCGCGGATCGTCGAAGTTGAAGATCGTGATGCTGCTCGCTTGCGCTACTTGGCTGATCTTGGTTTAACTCCCAACAACGTTATTACGATTATTGCCCGAGCGCCGTTTGATGGCCCCTTGACCTTGTGGGTTGGCGCTGAGCAAACTCAACAGGTGCTTGATTCACGCTTGGCAACGCGGATTCAAGTTCAAATTGAGCGTTCAATTTAG
- a CDS encoding ABC transporter ATP-binding protein: MNASAKPLAIHDLTVAYQDKPVLWDIDLSVPTGVLAAIVGPNGAGKSTLIKATLGLMPVAAGTVEMFGQPYAKARRMVGYVPQRSSVDWDFPTNALDVVLMGTYGQLGWIKRPSKADREWALHCLEQLAMADFAQRQISQLSGGQQQRVFLARALAQRAQLYLMDEPFVGVDAVTERAIISLLQQLRSDGKTVICVHHDLDSAPEYFDWVALLNVRMIAAGPMKTIWTPENISQTYGGRTQSLIRGAA, encoded by the coding sequence ATGAACGCTAGTGCAAAACCGCTTGCAATTCACGATCTAACTGTGGCCTACCAAGATAAGCCGGTGTTGTGGGATATTGATTTGAGTGTGCCAACCGGCGTGTTGGCGGCAATTGTTGGGCCAAATGGCGCTGGCAAATCAACCTTGATTAAGGCGACGCTTGGCTTGATGCCGGTGGCGGCTGGTACGGTCGAGATGTTTGGCCAGCCTTATGCCAAAGCACGGCGGATGGTTGGCTATGTGCCGCAACGCTCCAGCGTCGATTGGGATTTTCCAACCAACGCCTTAGATGTGGTGCTGATGGGAACTTACGGCCAACTCGGTTGGATCAAACGGCCCAGCAAAGCTGACCGCGAATGGGCGCTGCATTGTTTAGAGCAACTGGCCATGGCCGATTTTGCCCAACGCCAAATTAGCCAGCTCAGCGGCGGCCAACAACAACGGGTCTTTTTGGCTCGCGCCTTGGCTCAACGTGCCCAACTCTATCTGATGGATGAGCCATTTGTGGGCGTGGATGCAGTGACCGAACGCGCGATTATCAGCCTATTGCAACAACTGCGCTCAGACGGAAAAACCGTAATCTGCGTGCACCACGACCTTGATTCAGCGCCTGAATATTTTGATTGGGTGGCGTTGTTGAATGTACGCATGATCGCTGCTGGCCCAATGAAAACTATTTGGACACCCGAAAATATTAGCCAAACCTATGGTGGCCGAACCCAAAGCCTGATTCGAGGTGCTGCATGA
- a CDS encoding zinc ABC transporter substrate-binding protein — MQRKNLLVLLVLLLVSCGPSSFAQQTSANPPLRVAATVGMIADVVKHVGGEHVEVLGLMGPGVDPHLYKPSVGDVRILDDADLIFYGGLELEGRMTDMLEKLNRQKPTIAVTSQIDQSRLHATGGESFDPHVWFDVILWRDTIAIIVETLASYDPAHAADYQRNAAAYAQELTALDEEVKALIATVPSQSRVLITAHDAFGYFGSAYGFEVRGLQGLSTASEAGAGDVQSLAEFIQTRQIKAIFVESSVPQTTINAVQKAVQSRGWDVAIGGELFSDAMGDAGTEEGTYIGMVRHNVTTIVNALK; from the coding sequence ATGCAACGAAAAAATCTTTTGGTGCTGCTGGTATTGCTGCTGGTAAGTTGTGGCCCTAGCAGTTTTGCCCAACAAACCAGTGCTAATCCGCCGCTACGGGTGGCTGCAACCGTGGGCATGATTGCCGATGTCGTCAAGCATGTTGGCGGCGAGCATGTCGAAGTGCTTGGCTTGATGGGGCCAGGTGTTGACCCACACCTCTACAAACCCAGCGTTGGCGATGTGCGGATTCTCGATGATGCTGATTTGATTTTTTATGGCGGCTTGGAGCTTGAAGGCCGCATGACCGATATGCTCGAAAAGCTCAATCGCCAAAAACCAACGATTGCCGTCACCAGCCAAATCGATCAAAGCCGTTTGCATGCGACTGGTGGCGAATCTTTCGACCCGCATGTTTGGTTCGATGTAATTTTATGGCGCGATACGATTGCCATCATCGTTGAAACTTTGGCAAGCTATGATCCAGCCCACGCTGCCGATTATCAGCGCAACGCCGCTGCCTATGCCCAAGAACTGACCGCTTTGGATGAGGAAGTTAAGGCCTTGATTGCAACCGTGCCCAGCCAAAGCCGCGTGCTGATTACGGCTCACGATGCCTTTGGCTACTTTGGCTCAGCCTATGGCTTTGAGGTGCGCGGTTTGCAAGGGTTGAGTACGGCCAGCGAAGCGGGGGCAGGCGATGTGCAAAGCCTAGCCGAATTTATTCAAACTCGCCAAATCAAAGCAATTTTTGTCGAATCCAGCGTGCCGCAAACCACGATTAATGCTGTCCAAAAAGCCGTTCAATCACGCGGCTGGGATGTGGCAATCGGTGGCGAGTTGTTCTCCGATGCCATGGGCGATGCTGGCACTGAAGAAGGAACCTATATCGGCATGGTGCGCCATAACGTCACCACGATTGTTAATGCGTTGAAGTAA